A part of Chitinimonas koreensis genomic DNA contains:
- a CDS encoding metallophosphoesterase family protein, whose amino-acid sequence MRLALVSDIHGNLPALEAVLADLARRAVDRIANLGDSLSGPLWPAETAALLMRQDWPQLAGNHERQLLAPDRARMNASDGHARDRLGDETLAWIAALPATLALDDDVLLCHGTPDSDLVYFLETVTPQGSRMASRAEVDARLGDVEAGLVACGHTHLPRTMRAGRGTLVVNPGSVGLPAYDDDHPYFHLSETGSPDARYAIVERTDAGWRAELIALPYDHEAAAQQAERNGRPDWAHALRTGYALLPSPAGGARA is encoded by the coding sequence ATGCGCCTCGCCCTCGTCTCCGACATCCACGGCAACCTGCCCGCGCTCGAAGCGGTGCTGGCCGACCTCGCCCGCCGCGCGGTCGACCGCATCGCCAACCTCGGCGACAGCCTGAGCGGCCCGCTGTGGCCGGCCGAGACGGCCGCGCTGCTGATGCGGCAGGACTGGCCGCAGCTGGCCGGCAACCACGAACGCCAGTTGCTGGCGCCGGACCGTGCGCGCATGAACGCCAGCGACGGCCATGCCCGCGACCGGCTCGGCGACGAGACGCTGGCCTGGATCGCCGCGCTGCCGGCCACGCTGGCGCTCGACGACGACGTGCTGCTGTGCCACGGCACGCCGGACAGCGACCTGGTCTATTTCCTCGAGACGGTGACGCCGCAAGGCAGCCGCATGGCCAGCCGCGCCGAGGTCGACGCCCGGCTCGGCGACGTGGAAGCCGGCCTGGTCGCCTGCGGCCACACCCACCTGCCGCGGACCATGCGTGCGGGCCGGGGCACGCTGGTGGTCAATCCGGGCAGCGTCGGCCTGCCGGCCTACGACGACGACCATCCCTACTTCCACCTGAGCGAGACCGGCAGCCCCGACGCGCGCTATGCGATCGTCGAGCGCACCGACGCCGGCTGGCGCGCCGAGCTGATCGCCCTGCCCTACGACCACGAGGCCGCGGCGCAACAGGCCGAGCGCAACGGCCGGCCCGACTGGGCGCATGCGCTGCGCACCGGCTACGCGCTGCTGCCTTCCCCCGCGGGCGGAGCCCGGGCATGA
- a CDS encoding TetR/AcrR family transcriptional regulator has translation MDTPQPRWQRRKEARPAEIVEAALQLFMEKGYAATRLDDVAKLAGVTKGTVYLYFDNKEELFKAVVRETVLPSLEFAENLVDGHRGSWAELLWQLLEGWAERMVESPATGISKLMIAEAANFPELARFYVDEVVVRSRRLFAGVIERGIAAGEFRPVDVQMATRAVISPLMMMKVWKQSFSLCDAEPVDLLSFARFHYDLLLQGLQRR, from the coding sequence ATGGACACGCCCCAGCCGCGCTGGCAACGGCGCAAGGAAGCCCGTCCCGCCGAGATCGTCGAAGCCGCGCTGCAGCTCTTCATGGAGAAGGGCTATGCCGCCACCCGGCTGGACGACGTCGCCAAGCTCGCCGGCGTCACCAAGGGCACGGTCTATCTCTATTTCGACAACAAGGAAGAGCTGTTCAAGGCCGTGGTGCGCGAAACCGTGCTGCCCAGCCTCGAATTCGCCGAGAACCTGGTCGACGGCCATCGCGGCAGCTGGGCCGAGCTGCTGTGGCAGCTGCTCGAGGGCTGGGCCGAGCGGATGGTCGAGTCGCCGGCGACCGGCATCTCCAAGCTGATGATCGCCGAGGCGGCCAACTTCCCCGAGCTCGCGCGCTTCTACGTCGACGAGGTGGTGGTGCGCAGCCGCCGGCTGTTCGCCGGGGTGATCGAGCGCGGCATCGCGGCCGGCGAATTCCGCCCGGTCGACGTGCAGATGGCCACCCGCGCGGTGATCTCGCCCTTGATGATGATGAAGGTATGGAAGCAGAGCTTCTCGCTGTGCGACGCCGAGCCGGTCGACCTGCTGAGCTTCGCCCGCTTCCACTACGACCTGCTGCTCCAGGGCCTGCAGCGGCGCTGA
- a CDS encoding LysE family translocator translates to MLGTHDLALFIASGLLLNITPGPDSLYIASRAASQGFRAGSAAALGIGAGTLVHVLAAAFGLSALLAASSMAFTAVKLAGAAYLVWIGLSLLRSRAAAADEPARLAAAPLATIFWQGFWTNVLNPKVALFFLAFVPQFIDPAAPSKALAFVFLGAVFDFNGMLWCHLLAFMAAGAGRRFKASARTAAWLNRGVGAVFLFLGIKLAFARPA, encoded by the coding sequence ATGCTCGGTACCCACGACCTCGCCCTGTTCATCGCCTCCGGCCTGCTGCTCAACATCACGCCGGGCCCGGACTCGCTCTACATCGCCAGCCGCGCCGCCAGCCAGGGCTTCCGGGCCGGCTCGGCCGCCGCGCTCGGCATCGGCGCCGGCACGCTGGTCCACGTGCTGGCGGCCGCCTTCGGCCTGTCGGCGCTGCTGGCGGCGTCGAGCATGGCCTTCACCGCGGTCAAGCTGGCCGGCGCGGCCTACCTGGTGTGGATCGGCCTGTCGCTGCTGCGCAGCCGCGCCGCGGCGGCGGACGAGCCGGCCCGGCTGGCGGCGGCGCCGCTGGCCACCATCTTCTGGCAGGGCTTCTGGACCAATGTGCTGAACCCCAAGGTCGCGCTGTTCTTCCTGGCCTTCGTGCCGCAGTTCATCGACCCGGCCGCGCCGAGCAAGGCGCTGGCCTTCGTCTTCCTCGGCGCGGTGTTCGATTTCAACGGCATGCTGTGGTGCCACCTGCTGGCCTTCATGGCGGCCGGCGCCGGCCGCCGTTTCAAGGCCAGTGCGCGCACGGCTGCCTGGCTCAACCGCGGCGTCGGCGCCGTGTTCCTGTTCCTCGGCATCAAGCTCGCCTTCGCCCGGCCGGCCTGA
- a CDS encoding Rne/Rng family ribonuclease: MKRMLFNATQAEELRVAIVDGQKLIDLDIETVGKEQRKSNIYKGVITRIEPSLEACFVDYGTDRHGFLPFKEVARAYFQDGADGRSRIQDALREGMEVIVQVEKDERGNKGAALTTFISLAGRYLVLMPNNPRGGGVSRRIEGEERQELRATMDQLDVPGGMSIIARTAGIGRSAEELQWDLNYLLQLWRAIENAAGAQKGPFLIYQEGSLVIRAIRDYYQPDIGEILIDTEFVYEQARQFMSHVMPGFVNRVKVYKDDVPLFSRFQIEHQIETAFSREVALPSGGAIVIDHTEALVSVDVNSARATKGGDIEETATRTNLEAADEIARQLRLRDLGGLIVVDFIDMEKAGNQREVENRLRDALRHDRARVQTGKISRFGLMELSRQRLQPSLGETAHQPCPRCHGTGFIRGTESSALHILRIIQEEAMKENTGAVHAQVPVDVATFLLNEKRADIFAVESRLKVGVVLIPNIHLETPNYSVVRLRHDDLNHIEEVLPSYKMMEAPAEEEQAHGKDSEPAKPRQEAAVKGITPSQPAPAPVEKPAPTPVPAPQPEAKPSLFARIVNWFKGEEPVEEAKPAAPAAKGNRERSSNGNGNNRRGGEGQNRRERGERGERPNQEARRDEQRRGGNKPRIEEDEQARAERQPRGEQKQDRQRSERSDRGEGQGRNERQAENREPRQPREQRETREGNEPRAEREPRQPREQREPREGGEAPRTEREPRQPREPREPRAEREPRQPRPQAENKPEAKPEVSSEAAEPAQQELLPIDGAPTEGQEAGNEGRGRRRRGRRGGRGERTESGQLVEGAEGMAQDDGAAAAEVAAIEAPAAVQDVAAAPAEVQPVAARAEVEAPAAVAEAPAPALEAAPVAAVETVAPPAVETVAAPAVVESAAPVEAPAVTEAPTPVETVAVPAAVEAPVAAAVETEVQPAAEPQAEAVVAAQPAAEAAVQAEPVAEVAEAAAPAPAEAAAAPVEAPVEAVATAPVAAPVAEAPATPQVAEIGRPEDVGLVQVDTKLKAFEPVELPLEPAAPRRRRSDVKPSQQAAPVQEELVMIETSQAGKSEPSA, translated from the coding sequence ATGAAACGCATGCTGTTCAATGCGACCCAAGCCGAAGAGCTGCGCGTCGCCATCGTCGACGGCCAAAAGCTCATCGATCTCGACATCGAGACCGTCGGCAAGGAACAACGCAAGAGCAATATCTACAAGGGTGTCATCACCCGCATCGAGCCCTCGCTCGAAGCCTGCTTCGTCGACTACGGCACCGACCGCCACGGTTTCCTCCCCTTCAAGGAAGTCGCCCGCGCCTATTTCCAGGACGGCGCCGACGGCCGCTCGCGCATCCAGGATGCGCTGCGCGAAGGCATGGAAGTCATCGTGCAGGTGGAAAAGGACGAGCGCGGCAACAAGGGCGCCGCGCTGACCACCTTCATCTCGCTGGCCGGCCGCTACCTGGTGCTGATGCCGAACAACCCGCGCGGCGGCGGCGTGTCGCGCCGCATCGAGGGTGAAGAGCGGCAGGAACTGCGCGCTACCATGGACCAGCTCGACGTGCCGGGCGGCATGTCGATCATCGCCCGCACCGCCGGCATCGGCCGCAGCGCCGAAGAGCTGCAGTGGGACCTGAACTACCTGCTGCAACTGTGGCGCGCCATCGAGAACGCCGCCGGCGCCCAGAAGGGCCCGTTCCTAATCTACCAGGAAGGCAGCCTGGTCATCCGTGCGATCCGCGACTATTACCAGCCCGACATCGGCGAGATCCTGATCGACACCGAGTTCGTCTACGAACAGGCCCGCCAGTTCATGAGCCACGTGATGCCCGGCTTCGTGAACCGCGTGAAGGTCTACAAGGACGACGTGCCGCTGTTCTCGCGCTTCCAGATCGAACACCAGATCGAGACCGCCTTCTCGCGCGAAGTGGCCCTGCCTTCGGGCGGCGCCATCGTGATCGACCACACCGAGGCGCTGGTCTCGGTCGACGTCAACTCGGCGCGCGCCACCAAGGGCGGCGACATCGAGGAGACCGCGACCCGCACCAACCTCGAAGCCGCCGACGAGATCGCCCGCCAGCTGCGCCTGCGCGACCTCGGCGGCCTGATCGTGGTCGACTTCATCGACATGGAGAAGGCCGGCAACCAGCGCGAGGTGGAAAACCGCCTGCGCGACGCGCTGCGCCACGACCGCGCCCGCGTGCAGACCGGCAAGATCTCGCGCTTCGGCCTGATGGAACTGAGCCGCCAACGCCTGCAACCCTCGCTCGGCGAGACCGCCCACCAGCCCTGCCCGCGCTGCCACGGCACCGGCTTCATCCGCGGTACCGAATCGTCGGCGCTGCACATCCTCCGCATCATCCAGGAGGAGGCGATGAAGGAGAACACCGGCGCCGTGCACGCTCAGGTCCCGGTCGACGTCGCCACCTTCCTGCTCAACGAGAAGCGCGCCGACATCTTCGCGGTGGAATCGCGCCTCAAGGTCGGCGTGGTGCTGATCCCCAACATCCACCTCGAGACGCCGAACTACTCGGTGGTGCGCCTGCGCCACGACGACCTCAACCACATCGAGGAAGTGCTGCCGTCGTACAAGATGATGGAAGCGCCGGCCGAGGAAGAGCAGGCCCACGGCAAGGACAGCGAGCCGGCCAAGCCGCGCCAGGAAGCCGCCGTGAAGGGCATCACCCCGTCGCAGCCGGCCCCGGCCCCGGTCGAGAAGCCCGCGCCGACGCCGGTCCCGGCGCCGCAGCCCGAGGCCAAGCCCTCGCTGTTCGCCCGCATCGTCAACTGGTTCAAGGGCGAGGAGCCGGTGGAAGAGGCCAAGCCGGCCGCGCCGGCCGCCAAGGGCAACCGCGAGCGCAGCAGCAACGGCAACGGCAACAACCGCCGCGGCGGCGAAGGCCAGAACCGCCGCGAGCGCGGTGAGCGTGGCGAGCGTCCGAACCAGGAAGCGCGCCGCGACGAGCAGCGCCGCGGCGGCAACAAGCCGCGCATCGAGGAAGACGAGCAGGCGCGCGCCGAACGCCAGCCGCGCGGCGAGCAGAAGCAGGATCGCCAGCGCAGCGAACGCAGCGACCGTGGCGAAGGCCAGGGCCGCAACGAGCGCCAGGCCGAGAACCGCGAACCGCGCCAGCCGCGCGAGCAGCGTGAAACGCGCGAGGGCAACGAGCCGCGCGCCGAACGCGAACCGCGTCAGCCGCGTGAACAGCGCGAGCCGCGCGAAGGCGGCGAAGCGCCGCGCACCGAACGCGAACCGCGCCAGCCGCGTGAACCGCGCGAGCCGCGGGCCGAGCGCGAACCGCGCCAGCCGCGCCCGCAGGCCGAAAACAAGCCCGAAGCCAAGCCGGAAGTGAGCAGCGAGGCCGCCGAGCCGGCGCAGCAGGAACTGCTGCCGATCGACGGCGCGCCGACCGAAGGCCAGGAAGCCGGCAACGAAGGCCGCGGCCGTCGTCGTCGTGGCCGTCGCGGTGGCCGTGGCGAGCGTACCGAGTCGGGCCAGCTGGTCGAGGGCGCCGAAGGCATGGCGCAGGACGATGGCGCCGCAGCGGCCGAAGTCGCTGCGATCGAAGCGCCGGCAGCCGTGCAGGATGTCGCCGCCGCGCCGGCCGAAGTCCAGCCGGTCGCCGCGCGTGCCGAGGTCGAGGCGCCTGCCGCCGTGGCCGAAGCCCCGGCCCCTGCGCTCGAAGCCGCGCCGGTCGCGGCCGTCGAGACCGTGGCCCCGCCAGCTGTCGAAACGGTGGCCGCACCGGCCGTAGTCGAGTCCGCCGCGCCTGTCGAAGCGCCGGCCGTGACCGAAGCGCCCACGCCGGTGGAAACCGTCGCAGTGCCGGCCGCCGTCGAAGCGCCTGTCGCCGCAGCGGTGGAGACCGAAGTCCAGCCGGCCGCCGAGCCGCAAGCCGAAGCGGTGGTCGCCGCTCAACCGGCAGCCGAAGCCGCCGTCCAGGCCGAACCGGTAGCCGAAGTGGCCGAGGCCGCAGCACCGGCCCCGGCCGAAGCAGCCGCCGCACCGGTCGAAGCCCCGGTCGAAGCCGTCGCAACCGCGCCGGTCGCAGCCCCGGTGGCGGAAGCGCCTGCCACGCCCCAGGTCGCCGAGATCGGCCGGCCCGAGGACGTCGGCCTGGTCCAGGTCGATACCAAGCTCAAGGCCTTCGAGCCGGTCGAACTGCCGCTCGAACCGGCCGCCCCGCGCCGCCGCCGCAGCGACGTGAAGCCGTCGCAGCAGGCCGCGCCGGTGCAGGAAGAGCTGGTGATGATCGAGACCAGCCAGGCCGGCAAGTCCGAGCCGTCGGCCTGA
- a CDS encoding alpha/beta hydrolase gives MGPDLRPPLLFIHGAYAGAWCWQPYFLPYFAERGYRSFALSLRGHGGSAGAAELSAWRITDYAADLARVAARVEARCGRKPVLVGHSMGGFLAQMHARKHAVAGLALLATVPPEGLIGSALHLLWRHPRLMWELNALQHGGVPPRLDKLRELLFSPQMPERELLEYATRFQHESDRALIDMTLPQLDYRPPLGMPPALVLGSEDDLLMPVHLIYSAARQLEVHAQMLKGPGHLLMLDRDWRLAADALADWLEELP, from the coding sequence GTGGGGCCGGATCTTCGTCCGCCGCTGCTGTTCATCCATGGCGCTTATGCCGGCGCCTGGTGCTGGCAACCTTACTTCCTGCCCTATTTCGCCGAGCGCGGTTACCGCAGCTTCGCCCTGAGCCTGCGCGGCCATGGCGGCAGCGCGGGCGCGGCCGAGCTGTCCGCCTGGCGCATCACCGATTACGCCGCCGACCTGGCCCGCGTCGCGGCCCGGGTCGAGGCGCGTTGCGGCCGCAAGCCGGTGCTGGTCGGCCATTCGATGGGCGGCTTCCTGGCCCAGATGCATGCGCGCAAGCATGCGGTGGCCGGCCTGGCGCTGCTGGCCACGGTGCCGCCCGAAGGCCTGATCGGCTCGGCGCTGCACCTGCTGTGGCGCCATCCGCGCCTGATGTGGGAACTGAACGCGCTGCAGCACGGCGGCGTGCCGCCGCGGCTCGACAAATTGCGCGAGCTGCTGTTCTCGCCGCAGATGCCCGAGCGCGAGCTGCTCGAATACGCGACGCGCTTCCAGCACGAATCGGACCGCGCGCTGATCGACATGACGCTGCCGCAGCTGGACTACCGCCCACCGCTCGGCATGCCGCCGGCGCTGGTGCTGGGCAGCGAGGACGACCTCCTGATGCCGGTCCACCTGATCTACAGCGCGGCGCGCCAGCTCGAGGTGCATGCGCAGATGCTCAAGGGGCCGGGCCACCTGCTGATGCTGGATCGCGACTGGCGGCTGGCGGCCGACGCATTGGCCGACTGGCTGGAGGAGCTGCCATGA
- a CDS encoding MFS transporter, whose protein sequence is MAVDLLHQPAARAIALFMVLTFVPDSAHRKVAEAVDYLGLILLAVGVGALQLMLERGEKQDWFESAEILAYAIASFLSLFAFVIRQLEYDHPIVNLRIMRDLQFSVGLLFTFFLGAALFSTVFLFPVYAQTLIGFDAFQTGMIILPSALAAAFTMPIAAKMLSRGVPAHFIIVTGAAVFMYAMWGHHEFTTESGLSDFFWPLLLRGFGLGLVFMPLNNLTLAKIAPKEIPNATGLYNLVRQLGGSVGIAVSATLLVKFEDIKRSGLVEHLAHDNAAMAERLDLFGRMFRQKGESAMAATQKAYALINLQVNKQAMMLAFSDLFLWFGLAIVLLLPLLFWMRTPPRMAQAGDVAH, encoded by the coding sequence GTGGCCGTGGATCTTCTACATCAACCTGCCGCTCGGGCGATCGCGCTGTTCATGGTGCTGACCTTCGTGCCCGACTCGGCCCACCGCAAGGTGGCGGAGGCGGTCGACTACCTCGGGCTGATCCTGCTGGCGGTCGGCGTCGGCGCGCTGCAATTGATGCTGGAGCGCGGCGAGAAGCAGGACTGGTTCGAGTCGGCCGAAATCCTGGCCTACGCCATCGCCAGCTTCCTGTCGCTGTTCGCCTTCGTCATCCGCCAGCTCGAATACGACCACCCGATCGTCAACCTGCGCATCATGCGCGACCTGCAGTTCTCGGTCGGCCTCCTGTTCACCTTCTTCCTCGGCGCGGCGCTGTTCTCCACCGTGTTCCTGTTCCCGGTCTACGCCCAGACGCTGATCGGCTTCGACGCCTTCCAGACCGGCATGATCATCCTGCCCTCGGCGCTGGCGGCCGCCTTCACCATGCCGATCGCGGCCAAGATGCTGTCGCGCGGCGTGCCGGCCCATTTCATCATCGTGACCGGCGCGGCGGTGTTCATGTATGCGATGTGGGGCCACCACGAGTTCACCACCGAATCGGGCCTCTCCGACTTCTTCTGGCCGCTGCTGCTGCGCGGCTTCGGCCTCGGCCTGGTGTTCATGCCGCTGAACAACCTGACGCTGGCCAAGATCGCGCCGAAGGAGATCCCCAACGCCACCGGCCTCTACAACCTGGTGCGCCAGCTCGGCGGCAGCGTCGGCATCGCGGTGTCGGCCACGCTGCTGGTCAAGTTCGAGGACATCAAGCGCTCCGGCCTGGTCGAGCACCTGGCGCACGACAACGCGGCGATGGCCGAGCGGCTCGACCTGTTCGGCCGCATGTTCCGCCAGAAGGGCGAGAGCGCCATGGCGGCGACGCAGAAGGCCTATGCGCTGATCAATCTGCAGGTGAACAAGCAGGCGATGATGCTGGCCTTCAGCGACCTGTTCCTGTGGTTCGGCCTGGCCATCGTGCTGCTGCTGCCGCTCTTGTTCTGGATGCGCACGCCGCCCAGGATGGCGCAGGCGGGCGACGTGGCGCATTGA
- a CDS encoding DHCW motif cupin fold protein codes for MQISAIPFGTTDWSQIEATEHPGETGLAYWRTATFGDIRVRMVEYTPGYLADHWCSKGHILLCLEGELETELADGRRFTLRPGMSYQVADRAEPHRSSTAVGARLFVVD; via the coding sequence ATGCAGATCTCGGCCATTCCCTTCGGCACCACCGACTGGTCGCAAATCGAAGCGACCGAACATCCGGGCGAAACCGGCCTCGCCTACTGGCGCACCGCCACCTTCGGCGACATCCGGGTCCGCATGGTCGAATACACGCCGGGCTACCTGGCCGACCACTGGTGCAGCAAGGGCCATATCCTGCTATGCCTCGAGGGCGAGCTAGAGACCGAGCTGGCCGACGGCCGCCGCTTCACGCTGCGGCCCGGCATGAGCTACCAGGTGGCCGACCGGGCCGAGCCGCATCGCTCCAGCACGGCGGTGGGCGCCAGGCTCTTCGTCGTCGACTGA
- a CDS encoding C40 family peptidase: MTRLGLAALACALLALAGCGSTPARKAAKRPEPVDTSLARIEVGDNGREIVMYALGLVDVGYQFGGKNPEAGFDCSGMVSFIYRNAINVELKGSAADMARRGRPVGRSQLQAGDLVFFNTMNRPFSHVGIYIGDDKFIHSPSTNGRIRIESMKSKYFATRYEAARSFFAG, translated from the coding sequence ATGACGCGGCTGGGCCTGGCGGCATTGGCCTGCGCGCTGCTGGCGCTGGCCGGCTGCGGCAGCACACCGGCGCGCAAGGCGGCGAAGCGGCCGGAGCCGGTCGACACCTCGCTGGCGCGCATCGAGGTCGGCGACAACGGCCGCGAGATCGTGATGTATGCGCTGGGCCTGGTCGACGTCGGCTACCAGTTCGGCGGCAAGAATCCCGAGGCCGGCTTCGACTGCTCGGGCATGGTCAGCTTCATCTACCGCAACGCGATCAACGTCGAGCTCAAGGGCAGCGCCGCCGACATGGCGCGCCGCGGCCGCCCGGTCGGCCGCAGCCAGCTGCAGGCCGGCGACCTGGTGTTCTTCAACACCATGAACCGGCCGTTCTCGCACGTCGGCATCTATATCGGCGACGACAAGTTCATCCACTCGCCGAGCACCAACGGCCGCATCCGCATCGAGAGCATGAAGAGCAAGTACTTCGCGACGCGCTACGAGGCGGCGCGGAGCTTTTTCGCCGGCTAG
- a CDS encoding DUF883 family protein has protein sequence MTTSTSIPPSAVRGNQRTAHPLRDDFSSLIGEVEKLVSHGGALTAEALEATRQRLAEEARVAKARLGELGDAASEKAEEARSMGEDYIRANPWKAVGIAAASGAVVGFLLGRR, from the coding sequence ATGACCACTTCGACTTCCATTCCGCCGTCCGCCGTCCGCGGCAACCAGCGTACCGCCCACCCGCTGCGCGACGATTTCTCGTCGCTGATCGGCGAGGTCGAGAAGCTGGTCAGCCACGGCGGCGCGCTGACCGCCGAAGCGCTGGAAGCCACCCGCCAGCGCCTGGCCGAAGAAGCCCGCGTAGCCAAGGCGCGGCTGGGCGAACTGGGTGATGCCGCCTCGGAAAAGGCCGAGGAGGCGCGCAGCATGGGCGAGGACTACATCCGCGCCAACCCGTGGAAGGCCGTGGGGATCGCGGCGGCCTCGGGCGCGGTGGTCGGCTTCCTGCTGGGCCGGCGCTGA
- a CDS encoding DUF2164 domain-containing protein → MTATIKLPPRTEDELVASLKRYFELHLDGELGDLPARNLLRYIAEEIGPSLYNQAVRDVQDHLQQRVADLDVDCHADELPYWRKRKA, encoded by the coding sequence ATGACCGCGACGATCAAACTCCCGCCGCGCACCGAGGACGAGCTGGTCGCCTCGCTCAAGCGCTATTTCGAACTGCACCTGGACGGCGAACTGGGCGACCTGCCGGCGCGCAACCTGCTGCGCTACATCGCCGAGGAAATCGGCCCGAGCCTCTACAACCAGGCGGTGCGCGACGTGCAGGACCACCTGCAGCAGCGCGTCGCCGATCTCGACGTCGACTGCCACGCCGACGAACTGCCGTACTGGCGCAAGCGCAAGGCCTGA
- a CDS encoding HlyD family secretion protein — translation MSDVSQPKKQNKARIVFALAAVGIAGWVGYHWWHGRTFVETDNAQVEGHIVPVAAKVSGYVTRVDVSDNQSVAAGAVLVQIDDRDYAARLAQVEADLKIAVAAAGGKNQTGQAEAQVGFAQASASAAQSAISQADAGAEYARNELNRIRSLASKGMATASQLDAAQTALRTAESQLKTARDTANAAGKQIGVAGAGLKSAQAKVDSVRAQRDLAAIQLGDTQVKAPVAGVSSKKSVEIGQLVQPGQTLLYLVPLQDVWVTANLKETEVGKVKAGQPVEVEVDAYPGKVFSGKVDSFSAATGAKFALLPPDNASGNFTKVVQRVPVKVKLDAYDSQATPLRPGMSVVASIRIR, via the coding sequence ATGAGCGACGTTTCCCAACCGAAGAAACAGAACAAGGCCCGCATCGTCTTCGCCCTCGCCGCGGTCGGCATCGCCGGCTGGGTCGGCTACCACTGGTGGCACGGCCGCACCTTCGTCGAGACCGACAATGCCCAGGTCGAGGGCCATATCGTGCCGGTCGCGGCCAAGGTGAGCGGCTACGTGACGCGCGTCGACGTGAGCGACAACCAGTCGGTCGCGGCCGGCGCCGTGCTGGTGCAGATCGACGACCGCGACTACGCGGCGCGGCTGGCCCAGGTCGAGGCCGACCTGAAGATCGCGGTGGCGGCCGCCGGCGGCAAGAACCAGACCGGCCAGGCCGAGGCCCAGGTCGGCTTCGCCCAGGCCAGCGCCTCGGCGGCGCAGTCGGCCATCAGCCAGGCCGATGCCGGCGCCGAATACGCGCGCAACGAACTGAACCGGATCCGCTCGCTGGCCAGCAAGGGCATGGCGACCGCCTCGCAGCTCGACGCCGCCCAGACCGCGCTGCGCACCGCCGAATCGCAGCTGAAGACTGCGCGCGACACCGCCAACGCCGCCGGCAAGCAGATCGGCGTCGCCGGCGCCGGCCTCAAGTCGGCCCAGGCCAAGGTCGACTCGGTGCGCGCCCAGCGCGACCTGGCCGCGATCCAGCTCGGCGACACCCAGGTGAAGGCGCCGGTGGCCGGCGTGAGCAGCAAGAAATCGGTCGAGATCGGCCAGCTGGTGCAGCCGGGCCAGACCCTGCTCTACCTGGTGCCGCTGCAGGACGTATGGGTGACCGCCAACCTCAAGGAAACCGAGGTCGGCAAGGTGAAGGCCGGCCAGCCGGTCGAGGTCGAGGTCGACGCCTATCCGGGCAAGGTGTTCTCCGGCAAGGTCGATTCGTTCAGCGCCGCCACCGGCGCCAAGTTCGCGCTGCTGCCGCCCGACAACGCCAGCGGCAACTTCACCAAGGTGGTGCAGCGCGTGCCGGTGAAGGTGAAGCTCGACGCCTACGACAGCCAGGCCACGCCGCTGCGGCCCGGCATGAGCGTGGTCGCCAGCATCCGTATTCGATAG
- a CDS encoding L-threonylcarbamoyladenylate synthase: MPMHNISTDLDQALALLRAGELVGIPTETVYGLAADAADPAAVAKIFALKGRPADHPVIVHLAGREQLADWARDIPDDAWKLAEAFWPGSLTLILQRQPQVPDAVTGGQDTVGLRAPAHPLTHELLRRFGGGLAAPSANQFGHVSPTTAEHVQAEFGDRLRLILDGGPCPVGVESTIVGLTGPQPALLRPGGVPAEAIEAVLGRTLVHHEKPQTAQMRVSGLLDSHYAPRTPLLVGPLGALENEAYRRFESGERVALLHRSQMLAAVCGAECHAMPLGAEDYARALYATLRAFDGGRFDVLLLEQPPQTAEWLAVNDRVKRAASRFIG, encoded by the coding sequence ATGCCCATGCACAACATCTCCACCGACCTCGACCAGGCGCTCGCGCTCTTGCGCGCCGGCGAACTGGTCGGCATCCCGACCGAGACCGTCTACGGCCTCGCCGCCGATGCCGCCGACCCGGCCGCCGTGGCCAAGATCTTCGCACTCAAGGGCCGGCCGGCCGACCATCCGGTGATCGTCCACCTGGCCGGCCGCGAGCAGCTGGCCGACTGGGCGCGCGACATTCCCGACGACGCCTGGAAGCTGGCCGAAGCGTTCTGGCCCGGCTCGCTGACCTTGATCCTCCAGCGCCAGCCGCAGGTGCCCGACGCCGTCACCGGCGGCCAGGACACCGTCGGCCTGCGCGCGCCGGCCCATCCGCTGACCCACGAACTGCTGCGCCGCTTCGGCGGCGGCCTGGCCGCGCCGTCGGCCAACCAGTTCGGCCACGTCAGCCCGACCACCGCCGAGCACGTCCAGGCCGAATTCGGCGACCGCCTGCGGCTGATCCTCGACGGCGGCCCCTGCCCGGTCGGCGTCGAATCGACCATCGTCGGCCTGACCGGCCCGCAGCCGGCGCTGCTGCGTCCCGGCGGCGTGCCGGCCGAGGCGATCGAGGCGGTGCTCGGCCGCACGCTGGTCCACCACGAAAAGCCGCAGACCGCGCAGATGCGCGTCTCCGGCCTGCTCGACTCGCACTACGCGCCGCGCACGCCGCTACTGGTCGGCCCGCTCGGCGCGCTGGAGAACGAGGCCTACCGCCGCTTCGAGTCCGGCGAGCGGGTCGCGCTGCTGCATCGTTCGCAGATGCTGGCGGCGGTCTGCGGCGCGGAATGCCACGCCATGCCGCTGGGCGCCGAGGACTACGCCCGTGCGCTCTACGCCACCCTGCGCGCCTTCGACGGCGGCCGCTTCGACGTGCTGCTGCTGGAACAGCCGCCGCAGACGGCCGAATGGCTGGCGGTCAACGACCGGGTGAAGCGGGCGGCGAGCCGCTTCATCGGCTGA